TGGCAGACGACAGTGGTGCAGTAAGAGGTTGTTGAACACTTTGTGGAGTTTTAGGTCATGTATGACACGTTTTGAGCATTTTTTCAGTGCACCTTTGATTTCCCATCCTTCAGGTTGTTCTattatctttcttctcttttcATATGTAGGGGTTGTTGACTTAATAACTAATTACGCACCTAAACTTGTCAAGTTTTGCcgtttgacacttgaacttacACTTGGACCTAGCACACAcctaaacttgtcaattttggacCTTTGGCATCCTTATTTGCTAACATGGCATGAAATGTGTTAAGGTAGAAGTTTGACTTAATGGTGCCATGTCCACTTTAAAGTCTACCAAATCAGCAAATAAGGGTGCTGGAGGTCCAAGTTTAGGTGTGTGATAGTCCAAGTATAAGTTCAGGATGCCAATCGGAAAAAAGTGACAAGTTTAGAGGTGTAATTATATTTAAGCCGTTGTTCAAACTGTTTAAATCTTCTTCAAAGGGATAATATTGGAAGTGTTCCATACACAAATGAACAAGACAACTAAAAAGTTATCAGGTACAGCATGTCAACATCAATTCAAGTAGACGGGTTATTGGCACTGCAAACATTTTCATGCACCGTTTAAAAGCAATACATGTTGTTACTGGAGGAAGGCTCTTCCCCAACTGAGTTAGAAAGCTAAAACTTCATGTATTAAGCAGCAATAGCAAGTTTGTTTAAATTGCAATGCTGTCAAGATTTGATGATTAGGCCAAGAGCATACCATGCAAGAACCTAAGGGCAGTAAGGCCAGCCAGTCTGAATGTTCTTATTAGAGCTTAAATGTTTCAATGCGGAGAACAAAGTGCAGAAAATAAAGCTAATGTAATGACCTAAGAAATTTATGAGTGCAAAGCTAGATTATTTTCCATTCATAAAATAATACAAGGACACATTTTAAGCATAATGCTGGAAGATTCATAAACGAAAATCATGATAATTTATATCATACATCTATTCTACGAGAACCTACCATCAATCCCATAAAGGGCTTTTGCCAATGGAGAATTCAAGGCCGAACGGGCATTAGGAAAATCTGCACTGCCAACTTCCATCACCGACTTCCCAGGATAAAACATCAGCGATGATGGATTTGGTGTTGATTGAGTTTGAATAAACATAGTCCTCCTCTGCCCTATGCAAACCACAGACAAAATACAACCGAGTTTATCAATTGTCACTTGCATTTAATATTTTAGAAAAAGCAAACAAGCATCACAACTTTAGGTTGCAGGATTTGGAACTTGTCATTTCACAGAATTTTGTAACAAGTAAATTACTTACTATACACAAAATGAAGTAAATCCAATTATCAAAGGCGTTTCTTTTCTCAGAAACCTAACGCAACCGtaaggaaaaatataaaaagtaaaaactaTAGTAAGAAACATACCTAAGCAATGAGTCCATTGCTGAGGGAGCAAAGAAGACACCGATGATCTGAAATTAGAGACAGAGCTATTGCTTCGGTTATCCAAAAGAGACGCCGTCGATTTCGCAGAAGAAGTGTATATAGCACGGCGAGACGAAATAGAGAAAGTTGTACTGAATTCTACATGAGACTCAAATCTCCGTTGGCGAAATAGAGCTCGCGATATCAAACTCCCAAATCCCCTCATAGCGTCTCTCTATAATTTCTTCAGAGAAGGCGAATTCAGGCTTTTAATGGTTACGGTACATTTTCGTAATAAACTGGAAGAGCAAGGGTAATCTTTAAATACGAAAACGCAAAACAGAATGTCGTTTGGAGGAAATGTATATAAAACCCTCATGTTAGTCCCTTTTGCGCGAATTTAAAACCCTAACAGCAGCTTCACTCCCTTAAATCGATACCTTCTCAACCACCAACTCCAGCGCTCAATATTGAGCGTAGAAAGAAAAATTGGCGCCGTCACCGTCGTTTTCTATCTCATCAGGTTTCATTTCACTCATCTTTCTCGGATCATTCCTGATAAACCTAACGATTGTCTTTATTGCTTATGGTAATGGTTATGAGTCTGTTTAGAGCAGTATTTTCTTCTTATTGGGTTTGTGATATAGGCATATTGTTTCACCTTTAGATGGGAATTCTCCCATTTTGAATTCCATCGGTTATAGTTGAACCAACCGGTCATTTGATTTTGCATCGGGGCTTGTTTGCTTAAAAACGATCTAATTCAATCATTGCGCAGCCGTACGCATTGCCAAGAACTACTTGGCGGACACGACTCTAATTGAGGAAGCCAAACCTGAAATTTAACACCAAAAGTCACCGTCGGTTTTAAAAGgtgcgtttttttttttgtttaatatttggTCTTTTTCTTGCTTCATGAGGGTAGTAttcttttttaaataaatatttatttctttattgtTTTGGATTTTCAGTTTAATTGCCCTTTTCCCTGCTTTTGTTATGTTCTCACGAGTAAGAAAACTCTTTAGTTTGGAAATACTGATTGTCATGTGATGATGCTCTTACAAAACTTGAAGGGGGGGGGGATGAATGATTTTTAGGTTTATGGTTTACTGATCGCTGGATTTTCAACTCTTGGTTACATTCAACCATCAAGAAATAATGCACAAGGGGTTTCATTCACTCTTCGGGGCAACTGCTCCTATTTTAGTCGCACAAGAATTTCCAGCTTCAGAATTCAAATTCTTGTGCTCCTTGAATCTTTTTTTATGTTAGTTAAGCGCTTCCAgacctttttattctaattatgCTGAAAACTAGTCCAGAACTTCAAGTCATGTTGAATTTTTGGGAGTGTTGGAACTGCTGCACTATGGAAATTTCTTCCATTGAGCTCCATTTCTTGTATTTTATATCACCTTTCGAACTGcaataatcaatacttaagatGCTTTTTTTAGAGTCCTATTTTAAATTGTTATTGTAAATTAGTCATGGAATCGTATTTCATGTGGAAatgcatgaaaatgaaaaaatccCATTTTATATTTCAACAACTGATGCTTCTCATATTCTTTTCAACTGGATAGCTTCTGGTTGCCAGCAATGTTCCCCTCATCTTACCACCTTGCTCACATTTATTAGATCACCAAAATAATATATTTGGTTGCTTAACTTTAGAGATTGATCTATAGTGAATAATATTTAGCTGTAATTACTTGTGCATGTATTCTCATGGTGAAGGTATGCTTGTTTCTGCAGCTTGGTTTTTAATTTGTCCTATATTGCAGGATAGCATActggtttgaagctgttcttgGAGATTGATATTGGCAAAATCTTTAAGACCCACTGCAAAAATTATGGCCATCAACTCTAAATTACGGCTTATTTCCTACTCTCAAGAGCTTGTGGATGGAGAGCCAGTCCTTGTTTTCTCAAATTCCCTCCCAATTAAGGCTTCAAAATTTGAACCTGCCGGGCATGCATTTCATTCTGTTGCTCTGAAACTGCTTGGCTGTgaggaggaggaagatgaaTGCATTGAAGATAAGAAAGTTTCTAATCAAAAGGAGCAGTCATATATGCCATCATCGGATTCTTACAGTACCAAAGGTAAAAAGAAATCTGGAAGTGGAGACCAGCAACAAGATCACTATGCCTTGTTAGGTTTAGGTCATTTACGATATCTTGCCACAGAAGAACAGATAAGGAAGGCTTACCGTGAGGTTGCTTTGAAATATCATCCTGACAAACAGGCTGCTATTCTTCTTGCTGAGGAAACTGAGGCTGCAAAACAAGCAAAAAAGGATGAAATAGAGAGCCACTTCAAATCCATCCAAGAATCATATGAAGTTTTGATTGATCCACTAAAGAGAAGAATATATGACTCAACAGATGAGTTTGATGATGAAATTCCCACTGATTGTGCACCACAGGACTTCTTCAAGGTGTTTGGCCCTGCTTTTATGAGAAATGGACGGTGGTCCACAACTCAGCCAATCCCAACTCTAGGTGATGACAATACTTCTTTGAAAGATGTTGAAAGCTTTTATGATTTTTGGTACACCTTTAAGAGCTGGAGGGAGTTCCCACATGCTGATGAGTTTGATGTTGAGCAAGCTGAGTCTCGTGAACATAAAAGGTGGATGGAAAGGCAGAATACAAAACTCTCAGAAAAGGCTAGGAAAGAGGAATATGCCCGTATACGCACACTTGTTGACAATGCCTACAGAAAAGATCCAAGAATATTGCGgagaaaggaagaggaaaaagcTGAAAAGCAGAGAAAGAAGGAAGCTAAAATATTGGCAAAGAAGTTGCAGGAGGAAGAAGCTGTAAGGGCTGTTGAAGAGGAAAAACGGCGCAAAGAGGAGGAGGACAAACGCGCAGCTGAAATTGCTTCACAGCAGAAGAAATTgaaggagaaagaaaagaaactaTTGCGCAAAGAGAGGACTCGTCTTCGAAATCTTTCAGCACCTAGTTTGTCCAAGTCTTTGCTGGATCTTTGTGCTGATGATGTAGAAAATCTTTGTTTGTCACTGGACATTGAGCAACTGAGGAATATATGTGATAAGATGGAAGGAAAAGAAGTGCTAGATCAAGCAAAAGTGCTCAGAGATGCAAGTGGACACAGTCATGATCCTGACAGCAATAAAGTAAGTGAGAAGAAGAA
The sequence above is drawn from the Euphorbia lathyris chromosome 6, ddEupLath1.1, whole genome shotgun sequence genome and encodes:
- the LOC136233972 gene encoding uncharacterized protein, yielding MAINSKLRLISYSQELVDGEPVLVFSNSLPIKASKFEPAGHAFHSVALKLLGCEEEEDECIEDKKVSNQKEQSYMPSSDSYSTKGKKKSGSGDQQQDHYALLGLGHLRYLATEEQIRKAYREVALKYHPDKQAAILLAEETEAAKQAKKDEIESHFKSIQESYEVLIDPLKRRIYDSTDEFDDEIPTDCAPQDFFKVFGPAFMRNGRWSTTQPIPTLGDDNTSLKDVESFYDFWYTFKSWREFPHADEFDVEQAESREHKRWMERQNTKLSEKARKEEYARIRTLVDNAYRKDPRILRRKEEEKAEKQRKKEAKILAKKLQEEEAVRAVEEEKRRKEEEDKRAAEIASQQKKLKEKEKKLLRKERTRLRNLSAPSLSKSLLDLCADDVENLCLSLDIEQLRNICDKMEGKEVLDQAKVLRDASGHSHDPDSNKVSEKKNLQQNGSKELNGSIPLSSSVKKEKPWGREEIELLRKGIQKYPKGTSRRWEVISEYIGTGRSVDEILKATKTVLLQKPDSAKAFDSFLEKRKPAPSIASPLSTREELVGVPTKQEPEINVVKMDNSEESPSSSASNKNQDETATDNGMSSSPDQDAWSAVQERALVQALKTFPKETNQRWERVAAAVPGKTVNQCKKKFAMLKENFRSKKTAV